The sequence below is a genomic window from Sphingobacterium sp. ML3W.
TGCTGTTGCAGTTGCTGCTGCTCCAGCTGAAGCTGCTGCTGCTGAAGAGAAAACATCTTTCGATGTTATCTTGAAAGAAGCTGGTGGTGCTAAATTAGCTGTAGTTAAATTAGTAAAAGATTTAGCTGGATTAGGCTTGAAAGAAGCTAAAGATTTAGTTGATGGTGCTCCTAAAGAAATCAAAACTGGTGTTTCTAAAGACGAAGCAGAAGCTTTGAAACAACAATTAGAAGAAGCTGGAGCTGTTGTTGAGATTAAATAATCTTAGCTAACAAGCCCTTAAAAGGTTTAGACTCTGACGTATTTTCGTTAGAGTCTATTCCTATTTATGATATTTGACTACTAGTCTATGTGTGTGCTGAACATAGTCGAGATGTAGTAATAACAGCATAGTTAAGCTCAGTTTTTTTAAAACTAAAATTCATATCCCCTTGGCAAACAATAATATTCAACAAGAAAGAGTAAATTTTGCGACAAGCAGGAAAGTTCTGGAATATCCAGATTTCTTAGATGTGCAATTGCAATCTTTCAAGGAGTTTTTTCAATTAGAAACTACTTCTGACAACCGCCATCAGGAAGGGCTGTTCAAGGTATTCTCGGAAAACTTCCCTATTTCTGATTCAAGAAACATTTTTGTGCTCGAGTTTTTGGATTATTTCATTGATCCTCCTCGCTATGATATTCAAGAATGTATCGAACGTGGGTTAACTTATAGCGTACCTTTAAAGGCTAAGCTGAAGTTATCATGTAATGATGAAGAACACGAAGATTTCGAAACTATTGTACAGGACGTATATTTGGGAACTATCCCATATATGACACCGAAAGGTACTTTCGTGATTAATGGTGCGGAGCGCGTGATCGTATCTCAATTACACCGTTCACCTGGCGTTTTCTTTGGTCAAAGTAGACACACAAATGGTACTAAACTTTATTCTGCAAGGGTAATCCCTTTTAAAGGGTCTTGGATTGAATTTGCAACGGATGTTAATAACGTCATGTATGCTTATATCGACCGTAAGAAAAAATTCCCAGTTACTACTTTATTACGTGCTATTGGTTATGACTCGGATAAGGATATCTTAGAATTATTCGATCTTGCTGATGAGGTTAAAGTTAGTAAATCTGGTCTTAAAAAATACGTTGGTCGTCGTTTGGCGGCAAGGGTATTAAAAAAATGGATTGAAGATTTCGTTGATGAAGATACGGGTGAAGTAGTATCCATCGATCGTAATGAAATCATCCTTGAACGTGAGACTGTTTTAGAAGAAGATCACATTGACATGATCATCGATGCTGGAGTTAAATCTATTATTCTAGCGAAAGAAGATGCGTCTAACAATGCTGACTATTCGATTATATATAATACATTACAAAAAGATACGTCGAACTCTGAGAAAGAAGCGGTAGAGCATATCTATCGTCAATTGCGTAACGCTGAACCACCTGATGAGGAAACTGCTCGTGGTATCATCGATCGTTTATTCTTCTCGGACAAACGTTACGATTTGGGGGATGTTGGTCGTTACCGCATTAACCGTAAATTGAAATTAAATACGCCAGATGAAACGAAGGTATTGACTCGTGAAGATATCATCGCTATCGTGAAGTATTTGATTAACTTAATCAACTCTAAAGCTGAAGTCGATGATATTGACCACTTATCTAACCGTCGTGTACGTACAGTAGGTGAGCAATTATACGCACAATTTGGAGTAGGTCTTTCTCGTATGGCACGTACAATTCGTGAGCGTATGAACATTCGTGATAATGAGGTGTTTACACCTACAGATTTAATTAATGCACGTACGTTATCGTCTGTTATTAATTCTTTCTTTGGTACTAACCAGTTATCGCAGTTCATGGACCAGACGAATCCTTTAGCAGAAATTACGCACAAGCGTCGTCTTTCAGCTTTAGGTCCAGGTGGTCTTTCTCGTGAGCGTGCAGGTTTCGAGGTTCGTGACGTTCACTATACGCACTACGGTCGTTTGTGTACTATCGAAACTCCTGAGGGACCAAATATTGGTTTGATTTCATCATTAGCTGTTCACGCTAAGATTAATAATTTAGGTTTTATCGAAACGCCATACCGTCGTGTTGAAGATGGTCGTGTTGTGGTTGAAGAACCTGTTCATTATTTATCTGCAGAGGACGAAGATGAGAAAACAATCGGTCAAGCAAATGCACAATATGATGATAATGGTAATTTTATCGATGCTAAAGTAAAAGCGAGATATTTTGGTGATTTCCCGGTAATCGAACCTACGCGTTTGGATTATATGGATGTTGCTCCTAATCAAATTACATCTATTGCGGCTTCATTAATTCCTTTCTTGGAGCATGATGATGCCAACCGTGCATTGATGGGATCAAACATGCAGCGTCAAGCTGTTCCTATTTTACGTCCACAAGCACCTATCGTGGGTACTGGTCTAGAAGGCCGTGTCGCGAAAGATTCTCGTACATTAATTAATGCTGAGGGTAATGGTGTGGTTGAGTACGTAGATGCGGATGAAATCAAAATTCGTTATGACCGTACTGATGATGACCGTTTAGTGTCATTTGATGATGATGTCATGACTTATAGATTGATTAAATTCAAGAAAACCAACCAGAATACGTGTATGAACTTAAAACCTATCGTAGGTAAAGGTCAACGCGTGACTAAAGGTCAAGTATTGTGTGAGGGTTATGCAACTGAAAATGGTGAATTAGCTTTAGGACGTAACTTGAAAGTTGCATTCATGCCTTGGCAAGGATATAATTTTGAGGATGCGATCGTAATT
It includes:
- the rpoB gene encoding DNA-directed RNA polymerase subunit beta; this encodes MANNNIQQERVNFATSRKVLEYPDFLDVQLQSFKEFFQLETTSDNRHQEGLFKVFSENFPISDSRNIFVLEFLDYFIDPPRYDIQECIERGLTYSVPLKAKLKLSCNDEEHEDFETIVQDVYLGTIPYMTPKGTFVINGAERVIVSQLHRSPGVFFGQSRHTNGTKLYSARVIPFKGSWIEFATDVNNVMYAYIDRKKKFPVTTLLRAIGYDSDKDILELFDLADEVKVSKSGLKKYVGRRLAARVLKKWIEDFVDEDTGEVVSIDRNEIILERETVLEEDHIDMIIDAGVKSIILAKEDASNNADYSIIYNTLQKDTSNSEKEAVEHIYRQLRNAEPPDEETARGIIDRLFFSDKRYDLGDVGRYRINRKLKLNTPDETKVLTREDIIAIVKYLINLINSKAEVDDIDHLSNRRVRTVGEQLYAQFGVGLSRMARTIRERMNIRDNEVFTPTDLINARTLSSVINSFFGTNQLSQFMDQTNPLAEITHKRRLSALGPGGLSRERAGFEVRDVHYTHYGRLCTIETPEGPNIGLISSLAVHAKINNLGFIETPYRRVEDGRVVVEEPVHYLSAEDEDEKTIGQANAQYDDNGNFIDAKVKARYFGDFPVIEPTRLDYMDVAPNQITSIAASLIPFLEHDDANRALMGSNMQRQAVPILRPQAPIVGTGLEGRVAKDSRTLINAEGNGVVEYVDADEIKIRYDRTDDDRLVSFDDDVMTYRLIKFKKTNQNTCMNLKPIVGKGQRVTKGQVLCEGYATENGELALGRNLKVAFMPWQGYNFEDAIVISERVAKEDWFTSLHIEEFELEVRDTKRGEEELTADIPNVSEEATKDLDENGIIRIGAEVNGGDILIGKITPKGESDPSPEEKLLRAIFGDKAGDVKDASLKASPSLKGVVIDTKLFARAKKMSKEVERKTLDKLEIAHDRAVKILKERLIEKLFTIVNGKTAQGIYNVYKELLVAKGAKFTQKILAELDYNNINPTGWTTDEDKNEMIKASLHFYNIKLNEELGSFKRDKFAISVGDELPSGIVQMAKVYVAKKRKLKVGDKMAGRHGNKGIVARIVRDEDMPFLDDGTPVDIVLNPLGVPSRMNLGQIYETVLGWAGQKLGVKFATPIFDGAEKEEVEDWVAKAGLPASGRTYLYNGLTGDRFDQPTTVGVIYMLKLGHMVDDKMHARSIGPYSLITQQPLGGKAQFGGQRFGEMEVWALEAFGASNILQEILTVKSDDVVGRAKTYEAIVKGNNLPTPSVPESFNVLVHELRGLGLDITLD
- the rplL gene encoding 50S ribosomal protein L7/L12, with the protein product MADLKQLAEQLVNLTVKEVKELADILKDEYGIEPAAAAVAVAAAPAEAAAAEEKTSFDVILKEAGGAKLAVVKLVKDLAGLGLKEAKDLVDGAPKEIKTGVSKDEAEALKQQLEEAGAVVEIK